The Malaclemys terrapin pileata isolate rMalTer1 chromosome 19, rMalTer1.hap1, whole genome shotgun sequence genome has a window encoding:
- the NMNAT1 gene encoding nicotinamide/nicotinic acid mononucleotide adenylyltransferase 1 isoform X2 encodes MIQLIDSLSLRSVCGCDSEVLHLDLWLQGTPMENPDNKTQVVLLACGSFNPITNMHLRLFELAKDYLHETGKYNVIKGIISPVGDAYKKKSLISANHRVTMAKLATESSDWVQVDDWESSQNEWLETLKVLRYHHQKLASSNPANSLQNAVPLIKPGRKRKQEANRYIPVKKNQLSPETKGVPQLKLLCGADMLESFGIPNLWKLEDITEIVANHGLVCITRAGNNAQKFIYESDTLWQHKNNIHLVEEWITNDISSTKIRRALRRGQSVRYLVPDAVRAYIEKHNLYSPESEDRNAEVILAPLQKYARGCKQEQTL; translated from the exons ATGATACAACTAATAGACTCATTGTCACTACGTTCAG TTTGTGGCTGTGACTCTGAAGTTCTTCATTTGGACCTGTGGCTTCAGGGAACTCCTATGGAGAATCCAGATAACAAGACACAAGTCGTTCTGCTGGCCTGTGGTTCTTTCAATCCAATCACCAACATGCATCTGAGGCTGTTTGAACTGGCTAAAGACTACTTGCATGAAACAG GAAAATACAACGTAATCAAAGGAATCATTTCCCCAGTGGGTGATGCATATAAGAAGAAAAGTTTGATCAGCGCCAATCACCGAGTAACCATGGCAAAGCTTGCTACAGAAAGCTCAGACTGGGTGCAAGTTgatgactgggagagcagccagaATGAGTGGCTGGAGACACTCAAAGTTCTAAG aTACCATCATCAGAAACTTGCATCTTCTAATCCTGCTAACAGTCTGCAGAATGCTGTACCTCTAATAAAGCCAGGCCgaaagagaaaacaggaagcAAATAGATACATTCCTGTTAAAAAGAATCAACTGAGTCCAGAAACAAAAG GTGTCCCACAGCTGAAGCTGCTCTGCGGAGCTGACATGCTGGAGTCCTTTGGAATCCCCAACCTGTGGAAGCTGGAAGACATCACTGAAATTGTGGCAAACCATGGCCTTGTCTGCATAACCAGAGCTGGAAACAATGCACAGAAATTTATCTATGAATCTGACACGCTTTGGCAACACAAGAATAACATTCACCTGGTTGAAGAGTGGATCACCAATGACATCTCTTCCACCAAGATCCGGAGAGCACTGAGGAGAGGACAGAGCGTCCGTTACCTGGTCCCTGATGCAGTCCGGGCTTACATTGAAAAACACAACCTGTATAGTCCAGAAAGTGAAGACAGGAATGCTGAGGTTATTCTGGCCCCTTTACAGAAATATGCTAGGGGGTGTAAGCAGGAACAGACACTGTAA
- the NMNAT1 gene encoding nicotinamide/nicotinic acid mononucleotide adenylyltransferase 1 isoform X1, translating into MGQAMISLFSRTSQNTQISSLVCGCDSEVLHLDLWLQGTPMENPDNKTQVVLLACGSFNPITNMHLRLFELAKDYLHETGKYNVIKGIISPVGDAYKKKSLISANHRVTMAKLATESSDWVQVDDWESSQNEWLETLKVLRYHHQKLASSNPANSLQNAVPLIKPGRKRKQEANRYIPVKKNQLSPETKGVPQLKLLCGADMLESFGIPNLWKLEDITEIVANHGLVCITRAGNNAQKFIYESDTLWQHKNNIHLVEEWITNDISSTKIRRALRRGQSVRYLVPDAVRAYIEKHNLYSPESEDRNAEVILAPLQKYARGCKQEQTL; encoded by the exons ATGGGACAGGCTATGATTTCGCTCTTCTCAAGAACATCTCAGAATACTCAAATCAGCTCTTTAG TTTGTGGCTGTGACTCTGAAGTTCTTCATTTGGACCTGTGGCTTCAGGGAACTCCTATGGAGAATCCAGATAACAAGACACAAGTCGTTCTGCTGGCCTGTGGTTCTTTCAATCCAATCACCAACATGCATCTGAGGCTGTTTGAACTGGCTAAAGACTACTTGCATGAAACAG GAAAATACAACGTAATCAAAGGAATCATTTCCCCAGTGGGTGATGCATATAAGAAGAAAAGTTTGATCAGCGCCAATCACCGAGTAACCATGGCAAAGCTTGCTACAGAAAGCTCAGACTGGGTGCAAGTTgatgactgggagagcagccagaATGAGTGGCTGGAGACACTCAAAGTTCTAAG aTACCATCATCAGAAACTTGCATCTTCTAATCCTGCTAACAGTCTGCAGAATGCTGTACCTCTAATAAAGCCAGGCCgaaagagaaaacaggaagcAAATAGATACATTCCTGTTAAAAAGAATCAACTGAGTCCAGAAACAAAAG GTGTCCCACAGCTGAAGCTGCTCTGCGGAGCTGACATGCTGGAGTCCTTTGGAATCCCCAACCTGTGGAAGCTGGAAGACATCACTGAAATTGTGGCAAACCATGGCCTTGTCTGCATAACCAGAGCTGGAAACAATGCACAGAAATTTATCTATGAATCTGACACGCTTTGGCAACACAAGAATAACATTCACCTGGTTGAAGAGTGGATCACCAATGACATCTCTTCCACCAAGATCCGGAGAGCACTGAGGAGAGGACAGAGCGTCCGTTACCTGGTCCCTGATGCAGTCCGGGCTTACATTGAAAAACACAACCTGTATAGTCCAGAAAGTGAAGACAGGAATGCTGAGGTTATTCTGGCCCCTTTACAGAAATATGCTAGGGGGTGTAAGCAGGAACAGACACTGTAA
- the NMNAT1 gene encoding nicotinamide/nicotinic acid mononucleotide adenylyltransferase 1 isoform X4 codes for MENPDNKTQVVLLACGSFNPITNMHLRLFELAKDYLHETGKYNVIKGIISPVGDAYKKKSLISANHRVTMAKLATESSDWVQVDDWESSQNEWLETLKVLRYHHQKLASSNPANSLQNAVPLIKPGRKRKQEANRYIPVKKNQLSPETKGVPQLKLLCGADMLESFGIPNLWKLEDITEIVANHGLVCITRAGNNAQKFIYESDTLWQHKNNIHLVEEWITNDISSTKIRRALRRGQSVRYLVPDAVRAYIEKHNLYSPESEDRNAEVILAPLQKYARGCKQEQTL; via the exons ATGGAGAATCCAGATAACAAGACACAAGTCGTTCTGCTGGCCTGTGGTTCTTTCAATCCAATCACCAACATGCATCTGAGGCTGTTTGAACTGGCTAAAGACTACTTGCATGAAACAG GAAAATACAACGTAATCAAAGGAATCATTTCCCCAGTGGGTGATGCATATAAGAAGAAAAGTTTGATCAGCGCCAATCACCGAGTAACCATGGCAAAGCTTGCTACAGAAAGCTCAGACTGGGTGCAAGTTgatgactgggagagcagccagaATGAGTGGCTGGAGACACTCAAAGTTCTAAG aTACCATCATCAGAAACTTGCATCTTCTAATCCTGCTAACAGTCTGCAGAATGCTGTACCTCTAATAAAGCCAGGCCgaaagagaaaacaggaagcAAATAGATACATTCCTGTTAAAAAGAATCAACTGAGTCCAGAAACAAAAG GTGTCCCACAGCTGAAGCTGCTCTGCGGAGCTGACATGCTGGAGTCCTTTGGAATCCCCAACCTGTGGAAGCTGGAAGACATCACTGAAATTGTGGCAAACCATGGCCTTGTCTGCATAACCAGAGCTGGAAACAATGCACAGAAATTTATCTATGAATCTGACACGCTTTGGCAACACAAGAATAACATTCACCTGGTTGAAGAGTGGATCACCAATGACATCTCTTCCACCAAGATCCGGAGAGCACTGAGGAGAGGACAGAGCGTCCGTTACCTGGTCCCTGATGCAGTCCGGGCTTACATTGAAAAACACAACCTGTATAGTCCAGAAAGTGAAGACAGGAATGCTGAGGTTATTCTGGCCCCTTTACAGAAATATGCTAGGGGGTGTAAGCAGGAACAGACACTGTAA
- the NMNAT1 gene encoding nicotinamide/nicotinic acid mononucleotide adenylyltransferase 1 isoform X3 produces the protein MHYKVCGCDSEVLHLDLWLQGTPMENPDNKTQVVLLACGSFNPITNMHLRLFELAKDYLHETGKYNVIKGIISPVGDAYKKKSLISANHRVTMAKLATESSDWVQVDDWESSQNEWLETLKVLRYHHQKLASSNPANSLQNAVPLIKPGRKRKQEANRYIPVKKNQLSPETKGVPQLKLLCGADMLESFGIPNLWKLEDITEIVANHGLVCITRAGNNAQKFIYESDTLWQHKNNIHLVEEWITNDISSTKIRRALRRGQSVRYLVPDAVRAYIEKHNLYSPESEDRNAEVILAPLQKYARGCKQEQTL, from the exons ATGCATTACAAAG TTTGTGGCTGTGACTCTGAAGTTCTTCATTTGGACCTGTGGCTTCAGGGAACTCCTATGGAGAATCCAGATAACAAGACACAAGTCGTTCTGCTGGCCTGTGGTTCTTTCAATCCAATCACCAACATGCATCTGAGGCTGTTTGAACTGGCTAAAGACTACTTGCATGAAACAG GAAAATACAACGTAATCAAAGGAATCATTTCCCCAGTGGGTGATGCATATAAGAAGAAAAGTTTGATCAGCGCCAATCACCGAGTAACCATGGCAAAGCTTGCTACAGAAAGCTCAGACTGGGTGCAAGTTgatgactgggagagcagccagaATGAGTGGCTGGAGACACTCAAAGTTCTAAG aTACCATCATCAGAAACTTGCATCTTCTAATCCTGCTAACAGTCTGCAGAATGCTGTACCTCTAATAAAGCCAGGCCgaaagagaaaacaggaagcAAATAGATACATTCCTGTTAAAAAGAATCAACTGAGTCCAGAAACAAAAG GTGTCCCACAGCTGAAGCTGCTCTGCGGAGCTGACATGCTGGAGTCCTTTGGAATCCCCAACCTGTGGAAGCTGGAAGACATCACTGAAATTGTGGCAAACCATGGCCTTGTCTGCATAACCAGAGCTGGAAACAATGCACAGAAATTTATCTATGAATCTGACACGCTTTGGCAACACAAGAATAACATTCACCTGGTTGAAGAGTGGATCACCAATGACATCTCTTCCACCAAGATCCGGAGAGCACTGAGGAGAGGACAGAGCGTCCGTTACCTGGTCCCTGATGCAGTCCGGGCTTACATTGAAAAACACAACCTGTATAGTCCAGAAAGTGAAGACAGGAATGCTGAGGTTATTCTGGCCCCTTTACAGAAATATGCTAGGGGGTGTAAGCAGGAACAGACACTGTAA